One region of Halohasta litchfieldiae genomic DNA includes:
- a CDS encoding DUF5806 family protein, which translates to MDDDAASSTHETVDTDRDEVVDDADKADNGATNETPVDDRQSDAATDNQSETVDEAETADSVDSTESANETVPADVRKYERFTKMDGAQYDRVNEFLRDRTYITAREWAIARLCADFRTETGVEMTKIGENLPRLIPFMTDTYTPQAVNQARSSFEGKVTKAGSTFLYGAMSGFFTAEELDDLMYEVTEIAKFLLEVEGVDLAVEDELDAEERISSVMREVRAESAELRAEEVECPNCGHSHSPDAS; encoded by the coding sequence ATGGATGACGATGCCGCGAGTTCGACCCACGAGACGGTCGACACAGACCGGGATGAGGTGGTCGACGATGCGGACAAGGCCGACAACGGGGCGACCAATGAGACCCCAGTCGACGACCGTCAGTCGGATGCAGCGACCGACAATCAGTCGGAGACGGTCGACGAGGCCGAGACAGCCGACAGCGTCGACAGCACCGAGAGTGCCAACGAGACGGTGCCCGCAGACGTCCGCAAATACGAGCGGTTTACCAAAATGGACGGCGCGCAGTACGACCGGGTCAACGAGTTCCTCCGGGACCGAACCTACATCACCGCCCGCGAGTGGGCTATCGCCCGACTCTGTGCGGATTTCCGCACCGAAACCGGCGTCGAGATGACCAAAATCGGTGAAAACCTCCCGCGGCTCATTCCCTTTATGACTGATACGTATACGCCGCAGGCGGTCAATCAGGCCCGCTCGTCGTTCGAGGGGAAGGTAACCAAGGCCGGCTCGACGTTCCTCTATGGGGCGATGAGTGGCTTCTTTACGGCCGAAGAGCTCGACGATTTGATGTACGAGGTTACCGAGATCGCAAAGTTCCTCTTGGAGGTCGAGGGCGTCGATCTCGCCGTTGAGGACGAACTCGACGCCGAAGAGCGCATCTCCTCGGTGATGCGAGAGGTCAGAGCCGAAAGCGCCGAACTCCGGGCCGAGGAGGTCGAGTGCCCCAACTGCGGCCACAGCCACTCGCCGGACGCGTCCTGA
- a CDS encoding universal stress protein encodes MKVLLGIGGTDGSFGALERTVDRAVVAGDDLTIAIVDSEGTDADRDELEGRVESAVSDTELSVDIRHVEGEPGSKLVDIAESEGFDEIVLGGSTTSPMGKIKINQTAEFVLLNSHVTVTLVR; translated from the coding sequence ATGAAGGTTTTACTGGGCATCGGCGGCACCGATGGCTCGTTCGGTGCGCTCGAACGCACCGTCGACCGGGCGGTCGTTGCGGGCGACGATCTCACCATCGCTATCGTCGACTCCGAGGGGACCGACGCTGACCGCGATGAACTTGAAGGCCGCGTGGAATCGGCCGTTTCGGACACTGAGCTCTCGGTCGACATCCGTCACGTGGAGGGTGAGCCGGGAAGCAAGCTGGTCGATATCGCCGAATCCGAAGGGTTCGACGAGATCGTGCTGGGTGGCAGTACGACCAGCCCAATGGGGAAGATCAAGATCAATCAGACCGCGGAGTTCGTCCTCCTGAACTCACACGTGACGGTGACTCTTGTCCGATGA
- a CDS encoding GNAT family N-acetyltransferase, producing MTADRRFPDDISGPFEVPPVDFVDRDDREIVIEPYDGSEAEFDALVEMYADFDPSDRAQGIPPGRESRIRTWLESILSEDCLNVIAWDGDTAAGHSTLVPDGDEDCELAIFVLQPYQEAGIGTHLIESLLGYGASHGITKVWLTVERWNHAAVALYKKVGFETTGAESFELEMAIQLADQSD from the coding sequence ATGACTGCTGATCGTCGCTTCCCTGATGACATTTCGGGACCGTTCGAAGTACCGCCCGTCGACTTCGTCGACCGCGACGACCGCGAGATCGTAATTGAACCCTACGACGGCTCCGAGGCGGAGTTCGATGCGCTCGTCGAGATGTACGCCGATTTCGATCCCTCCGACCGCGCGCAGGGAATCCCACCGGGCCGAGAGTCGCGCATCCGGACGTGGCTCGAAAGCATCCTCTCGGAGGATTGCCTGAACGTGATCGCGTGGGACGGCGACACCGCCGCGGGCCACTCGACGCTGGTTCCCGACGGTGACGAGGACTGTGAACTGGCGATTTTCGTCTTGCAGCCCTATCAAGAGGCGGGCATCGGTACCCACCTCATCGAATCGCTGCTCGGCTACGGGGCTAGTCACGGCATAACAAAGGTTTGGCTCACCGTCGAGCGCTGGAACCATGCGGCCGTCGCACTGTACAAAAAGGTCGGCTTCGAGACGACCGGTGCCGAGAGCTTCGAACTTGAGATGGCGATCCAGCTCGCAGACCAGTCAGACTGA
- a CDS encoding universal stress protein — protein MAELEVDLVVVPIDGSEESRTAVEYAVTVADQYDASVHALYILGETTVRAIDRGAVAEEAVADDTKAFSEAVTELAAEADVDLATSIAAGFSTDVKTLHPGGVVLDTAEQLDADFVVMPREPTTDASSDVLETAAEYVLQYASQPVLSV, from the coding sequence ATGGCGGAACTCGAAGTCGACCTCGTGGTCGTCCCGATTGACGGAAGCGAGGAGTCACGGACGGCCGTCGAGTACGCGGTAACAGTCGCCGACCAGTACGACGCGTCGGTCCACGCGCTGTATATCCTCGGAGAAACGACCGTCCGGGCAATCGACCGCGGCGCAGTCGCCGAAGAGGCTGTCGCCGACGACACTAAAGCCTTCAGCGAAGCCGTTACCGAACTCGCCGCAGAGGCCGATGTCGACCTCGCGACCTCTATTGCGGCTGGCTTTTCGACGGACGTCAAAACGCTCCATCCGGGCGGCGTCGTCCTCGATACGGCCGAGCAACTCGACGCGGATTTCGTCGTCATGCCGCGCGAACCCACAACGGATGCCTCAAGCGACGTGTTAGAAACGGCAGCCGAATACGTCCTGCAGTACGCGAGTCAACCGGTGCTGTCAGTCTGA
- a CDS encoding universal stress protein, translated as MFETILIATDGSDSVSRAVAVALDLADRFDGTVHALSVVDTDEVDSSPAAVSDQLQDALAEQADDALSTVTDSTDRSVETAVREGRPATEICDYAVEIDADMVATGTRGRHGENRFLIGSVAERVVRTCPVPVLTVRQLEGTSESEPVDA; from the coding sequence ATGTTCGAGACGATCCTGATTGCGACCGACGGCTCCGACAGTGTGAGTCGGGCAGTTGCGGTAGCGTTGGATCTCGCCGACCGCTTCGACGGGACGGTCCACGCGTTGTCGGTCGTCGACACCGACGAGGTCGACTCCTCGCCCGCGGCGGTCAGCGATCAGCTACAGGATGCCCTCGCCGAACAGGCCGACGACGCGCTGTCGACGGTTACCGACTCGACCGACCGCTCGGTCGAAACCGCTGTCCGTGAGGGCCGTCCAGCCACTGAAATCTGCGACTACGCCGTCGAGATCGACGCCGATATGGTTGCGACCGGCACCCGCGGTCGACACGGTGAAAACCGGTTCCTCATCGGTAGTGTTGCCGAACGCGTCGTTCGGACCTGTCCGGTGCCGGTGTTGACCGTCCGGCAGTTAGAGGGGACAAGCGAGTCCGAGCCTGTCGACGCCTAG
- a CDS encoding DHH family phosphoesterase: protein MDEQLIKSGNLPLRRRSLLPGTGFFYPDSLDEDRSEERAREAIEGAEAVVVTDSDADGLGCIALVREMYDAALDVDPFLEEIENRLSEADQSDDEEDEDDEDQPESSVALLAAGPHSLTESLEYVADYAETGVDVFICDIAPDEYEPIAESVETIRKRSDRVSWYDHHQWPEAVAESVGEAGVDLVVGDSDEECSTDVALRSLDYEFDERFTDLAEVTRDHDLWLNEDPRSKDLADYAYWTSAEEYAAVVGAYGADLPESVEDYIAHRRVEKEQLIELAVDRAAYKSIGPWTVGVTYGRCSQNEVADGLQEAGADAAVIVKPSGSASIRGSETFEQAHLVARQVEGGGHPKAAGCKPDIYDDMMDYAYHWTTEGETTKRVILAAFRRVAEDVAAEDEAEQDEPTAE from the coding sequence ATGGACGAACAACTCATCAAAAGCGGCAACCTGCCGCTTCGACGCCGATCACTGCTTCCGGGAACCGGATTCTTCTATCCCGACTCGCTGGACGAAGACCGCTCCGAGGAACGGGCACGCGAAGCAATCGAGGGTGCAGAAGCTGTCGTCGTCACCGATTCGGATGCTGACGGACTGGGCTGTATCGCACTGGTTCGGGAGATGTACGATGCCGCTCTCGATGTCGACCCTTTCCTCGAAGAGATCGAGAATCGGCTCTCTGAAGCGGACCAATCCGATGACGAGGAGGACGAAGACGACGAGGACCAGCCGGAGTCGTCGGTCGCACTGCTGGCCGCGGGGCCACATTCGCTGACCGAATCGCTGGAATATGTCGCCGACTACGCCGAAACCGGCGTCGACGTCTTCATCTGTGATATTGCCCCCGACGAGTACGAACCGATTGCCGAGTCGGTCGAAACCATCCGCAAGCGGAGCGACCGCGTCTCGTGGTACGACCACCACCAGTGGCCCGAAGCAGTCGCCGAGTCGGTCGGCGAGGCGGGCGTCGACCTCGTGGTCGGCGACTCCGACGAGGAGTGTAGCACCGACGTCGCCCTGCGCTCGCTGGACTACGAGTTCGACGAGCGGTTTACCGACCTCGCTGAGGTAACGCGAGACCACGATCTGTGGCTCAACGAGGACCCGCGAAGCAAGGACCTCGCGGACTACGCTTACTGGACCTCAGCCGAGGAGTATGCCGCAGTAGTCGGTGCCTACGGGGCGGACCTCCCGGAGTCAGTCGAAGATTACATCGCTCACCGTCGGGTCGAGAAGGAACAACTGATCGAGTTGGCGGTCGATCGAGCCGCCTACAAATCGATTGGCCCGTGGACGGTCGGCGTCACCTACGGTCGGTGTTCACAAAACGAGGTTGCCGACGGGCTTCAGGAGGCGGGTGCCGACGCCGCGGTGATCGTCAAACCATCCGGCAGCGCGAGTATCCGTGGCAGCGAGACCTTCGAGCAGGCCCATCTGGTCGCCCGGCAGGTCGAAGGCGGTGGCCACCCCAAAGCCGCGGGCTGTAAACCCGACATCTACGACGATATGATGGACTACGCCTACCACTGGACGACTGAGGGCGAGACGACCAAACGCGTCATTTTGGCGGCGTTCAGACGTGTTGCCGAAGATGTGGCAGCAGAAGACGAAGCAGAACAAGACGAACCGACTGCGGAGTAG
- the bioB gene encoding biotin synthase BioB, whose amino-acid sequence MVYETGNRTIDDAVCRVLDGDHLDRTDAIALLAQPVDDLAAAADSVRATLGDDTVDACSIVNAKAGNCAEDCGFCAQSAHFDTGIDTHDLLDPEKILDAAKRAERDGAQRFGIVVAEKGVSKEKRPDEWANVLRAVRLIRDETSVEVDASLGLLTEEEAEILADEGLNHYNHNIETSPRYFSEIVSTHTFEDRLKTLRRAKNAGMDLCAGVILGMGETPADRVDAALELRKIGVSSLPINILNPVDGTPLGHRETAAISTTDLIKTIAVYRLLHPTARVRITGGREVNLAEDQQQLPFEAGADGILTGDYLTTEGQSAGTDIEVIEQAGLRPNMDANEFDPEAVKARQSTPESSDD is encoded by the coding sequence GTGGTTTACGAGACAGGAAACCGGACGATAGACGACGCTGTGTGTCGGGTTCTCGACGGCGACCACCTCGACCGAACCGACGCGATTGCACTTTTAGCCCAGCCGGTCGACGACCTCGCCGCGGCGGCCGATTCGGTTCGGGCAACGCTCGGTGACGACACCGTCGACGCTTGTAGCATCGTCAACGCAAAAGCTGGCAACTGCGCCGAGGACTGTGGCTTCTGTGCCCAGTCGGCCCATTTCGATACCGGGATCGATACGCACGACTTGCTGGACCCTGAGAAGATCCTGGACGCCGCTAAACGCGCCGAACGCGACGGAGCCCAGCGGTTCGGCATTGTCGTCGCCGAGAAAGGAGTGAGTAAGGAAAAACGGCCCGACGAGTGGGCCAACGTACTTCGTGCGGTCCGACTCATCCGCGACGAGACGAGCGTCGAGGTCGACGCCAGTCTTGGCCTCCTCACGGAGGAAGAAGCCGAGATTCTCGCGGACGAGGGGCTCAACCACTACAACCACAACATCGAGACCTCACCGCGCTACTTCTCGGAGATCGTCTCTACCCACACCTTTGAGGACCGACTCAAAACGCTCCGCCGAGCCAAGAACGCCGGGATGGATCTCTGTGCGGGCGTCATCCTCGGGATGGGCGAGACGCCAGCCGACCGCGTCGACGCCGCCCTCGAACTCAGAAAGATCGGCGTCTCCTCTCTCCCGATCAACATCCTCAACCCGGTCGACGGAACCCCGCTCGGCCATCGTGAGACGGCCGCGATTTCGACCACCGATCTCATCAAGACGATTGCGGTGTACCGACTGCTCCATCCCACTGCTCGCGTGCGGATCACCGGCGGTCGGGAGGTCAACCTCGCCGAAGATCAACAACAACTCCCCTTTGAGGCGGGTGCCGACGGGATTCTGACCGGCGACTATCTCACGACAGAGGGTCAGTCGGCGGGAACTGATATCGAAGTCATCGAGCAGGCTGGCCTCCGGCCGAACATGGACGCAAACGAGTTCGATCCCGAGGCCGTCAAAGCCCGTCAGTCGACGCCTGAATCGAGCGACGACTGA
- a CDS encoding DUF5807 family protein translates to METLDEFLAGERLEDVAIYIDDSQLGDDHNLGEAGKTVDSGIVLVIPGEAGRNAFQQATGIGAMEFAKEAMGRDGDIESTLAGGVCPDDEDGETHNIEFVLSFAEAQNEEVGGLYEEGDVIHAYAHCSCGVNFSQKWLAGSRE, encoded by the coding sequence ATGGAGACACTGGATGAATTTCTCGCGGGCGAGCGGCTCGAAGACGTAGCGATCTACATCGACGATAGTCAACTCGGAGACGATCACAACCTCGGTGAGGCGGGCAAAACCGTCGACTCCGGAATTGTGCTGGTCATCCCCGGCGAGGCGGGTCGCAACGCGTTCCAACAGGCGACCGGCATCGGGGCGATGGAGTTCGCCAAGGAGGCGATGGGCCGTGACGGCGACATCGAGTCGACGCTCGCTGGCGGGGTCTGTCCCGACGACGAAGACGGCGAGACTCACAATATCGAGTTCGTCCTGTCGTTTGCGGAGGCTCAAAACGAGGAGGTAGGCGGTCTCTACGAGGAGGGAGACGTAATTCACGCCTACGCACACTGTTCCTGTGGCGTTAATTTCAGCCAGAAGTGGCTCGCTGGCAGTCGAGAGTAG
- a CDS encoding DUF7112 family protein — protein MSNRLPSDSDTVDTDRAELVRLGSARRQGIRLPDSVSEQLSAGDSIRLVFDGTENHAEVAADTRGLLVRGAYDNKRLARSTGEGDNRLAEWLRELGRESGNSVEFDTVVEGEQYGLRAPGDREVYTVKQGPRSSLSSIADQLDDE, from the coding sequence ATGAGCAACCGCCTACCCAGCGACAGTGATACCGTCGACACCGACCGCGCCGAACTCGTCCGGCTCGGCAGTGCGCGTCGACAGGGCATCCGACTTCCCGACTCCGTGAGCGAGCAGCTTTCGGCTGGCGATTCGATCAGACTCGTCTTCGACGGGACCGAGAATCACGCCGAAGTTGCCGCGGATACGCGCGGACTACTGGTTCGCGGCGCGTACGACAACAAACGGCTGGCTCGGTCGACCGGCGAGGGCGACAACCGACTCGCGGAGTGGCTCCGCGAGTTGGGTCGTGAATCGGGCAACAGCGTCGAGTTCGATACCGTGGTAGAGGGCGAACAGTACGGCCTCCGCGCGCCCGGAGACAGGGAAGTGTATACCGTCAAACAAGGACCACGCTCTTCGCTATCTTCGATTGCCGACCAACTCGACGACGAGTAA
- a CDS encoding 30S ribosomal protein S6e yields the protein MADFTVVVADPNDGSTYQRDVDGQDANRFLGRDIGEEVDGGAVGLDGYTLEITGGSDETGRPMRENVPGSKIKQLLLDGGVGFKPSREGERKRITVRGRQVSDETAQVNAKVIDSDEGVAEALGESDDDE from the coding sequence ATGGCAGATTTCACAGTCGTCGTCGCCGACCCAAACGATGGGTCGACATATCAGCGTGATGTAGACGGACAGGACGCAAACCGCTTCCTCGGCCGCGATATCGGCGAGGAGGTCGACGGTGGGGCAGTCGGACTCGACGGCTACACCCTCGAGATCACCGGTGGCTCTGACGAGACCGGTCGACCAATGCGAGAGAACGTCCCTGGCTCGAAGATCAAACAGCTCCTGCTCGACGGTGGCGTCGGCTTCAAGCCGAGCCGCGAGGGCGAGCGCAAACGGATCACGGTTCGCGGTCGACAGGTTTCCGACGAGACCGCGCAGGTCAACGCCAAGGTCATCGACAGCGACGAGGGCGTCGCCGAGGCCCTCGGCGAGAGCGACGACGACGAGTAA
- a CDS encoding PaaI family thioesterase, which yields MSEGIPAAAVDQLRTAIEDEHGYLSWLGTTVDTVETGRIVLSVPYDEKLTNTTEPPTVHGGIAATLADTAGALVQRTVFEDPETGGIATINLNINYLARVTNELTATAEVVRAGGSVGVSEMHIESPTDDGGTETVAVGQGSFRLYRDGRPSEFHTGE from the coding sequence ATGAGCGAGGGCATTCCGGCGGCCGCCGTCGACCAACTTCGGACCGCAATCGAGGACGAACACGGCTATCTCTCGTGGCTCGGTACTACCGTCGACACGGTCGAAACAGGGCGAATCGTGCTATCGGTTCCCTACGACGAGAAGCTAACCAACACGACCGAACCGCCGACGGTCCACGGTGGTATCGCCGCAACGCTGGCCGACACCGCGGGCGCACTCGTCCAGCGAACTGTCTTTGAGGACCCCGAAACCGGCGGTATCGCCACGATCAATCTCAACATTAACTATCTCGCTCGGGTGACAAACGAGCTCACTGCCACCGCAGAGGTCGTCCGGGCGGGCGGTTCGGTTGGCGTCAGCGAGATGCACATCGAGAGCCCGACCGACGACGGTGGCACCGAAACCGTCGCGGTCGGCCAAGGCTCGTTTCGGCTCTACCGCGACGGTCGACCAAGCGAGTTTCACACGGGGGAGTAG
- the gnd gene encoding phosphogluconate dehydrogenase (NAD(+)-dependent, decarboxylating) translates to MQLGVIGLGRMGQIVVDRSLEAGHDVVAFDLDDEAVESAADAGATPAESVADLAATLGDDKRVWLMVPAGKAVDATLDDLDPHLDSDDVVVDGGNSHFERSLERAEACSAAYLDCGTSGGPASAEEGFSLMIGGPQWAYDELVPVFDAVATGPAGHDRMGPEGSGHYVKMVHNGVEYALMQAYGEGFELLADGRYDLDLETVARTWNNGAVIRSWLLELCEEAFELEGSDLGDVEDYIAGGSTGTWTVQESLEQEVPIPLIYQALAERFDSRNEGRFSRRLANRLRYGFGRHEVARQDD, encoded by the coding sequence ATGCAACTGGGCGTTATCGGCCTTGGACGGATGGGACAGATTGTTGTCGACCGATCTTTGGAGGCTGGCCACGACGTGGTCGCTTTCGACCTCGACGACGAGGCCGTCGAATCTGCGGCCGACGCAGGCGCAACGCCTGCCGAGTCGGTCGCCGATCTGGCTGCCACACTCGGCGACGACAAGCGCGTGTGGCTCATGGTGCCCGCAGGGAAAGCGGTCGACGCCACGCTCGATGATCTCGATCCGCATCTCGATAGCGACGATGTCGTGGTCGACGGCGGGAACTCCCACTTCGAACGATCCTTGGAGCGCGCCGAAGCCTGCTCGGCAGCCTACCTCGACTGTGGGACCAGCGGTGGCCCCGCAAGCGCCGAGGAAGGATTTTCACTGATGATCGGCGGTCCACAGTGGGCCTACGACGAACTCGTGCCCGTCTTCGATGCGGTCGCCACCGGTCCCGCGGGCCACGACCGCATGGGCCCCGAAGGGTCGGGTCACTATGTGAAGATGGTCCACAACGGCGTCGAGTACGCTCTCATGCAGGCCTACGGCGAGGGGTTCGAACTGCTGGCCGACGGTCGGTACGATCTGGATCTCGAAACGGTCGCCCGCACGTGGAACAACGGCGCGGTGATTCGCTCGTGGCTCCTCGAACTCTGTGAGGAAGCCTTCGAGCTGGAAGGATCGGATCTCGGCGACGTTGAGGACTACATTGCTGGCGGCTCGACGGGCACCTGGACCGTCCAAGAGTCACTCGAACAGGAAGTCCCGATCCCGCTTATTTATCAGGCGCTGGCCGAGCGGTTCGACAGCCGCAACGAGGGCCGATTCTCTCGTCGACTGGCCAATCGGCTCCGCTACGGATTCGGTCGACACGAGGTCGCTCGGCAGGACGACTGA
- a CDS encoding 2Fe-2S iron-sulfur cluster-binding protein encodes MVDIVAVSIASSVVLVIAVLHFINGTGWESNADISQEILDRRAATVPETSFPEPMNRSLGGGGGAVAAVGEGGQEGAELEEAEEEAQSPADMPEDEVEYFDIELSKEGETIEVASNETILDKAEDEGFDLPYACRQGQCVSCAAHTPDGPAEDHVTHYEQETFTDAEMEEGYMLTCVAYPITDFTLETNEAP; translated from the coding sequence ATGGTTGACATAGTGGCGGTCAGCATCGCCTCGAGTGTGGTGCTCGTAATCGCGGTGCTGCATTTCATCAACGGCACCGGCTGGGAGTCGAACGCCGACATCTCTCAAGAGATTCTCGACCGGCGGGCGGCCACCGTGCCGGAGACGAGCTTCCCCGAGCCAATGAACCGCTCGCTCGGCGGCGGTGGCGGCGCGGTCGCCGCTGTCGGTGAGGGCGGCCAGGAGGGTGCCGAACTCGAAGAGGCCGAAGAAGAGGCTCAGAGCCCGGCCGATATGCCGGAAGACGAGGTCGAATACTTCGATATCGAACTCTCCAAGGAGGGCGAGACCATCGAGGTCGCCAGCAACGAGACGATCCTCGACAAAGCCGAAGACGAAGGCTTCGATCTCCCGTATGCCTGTCGACAGGGCCAGTGTGTCTCCTGTGCGGCCCATACCCCCGATGGTCCGGCCGAAGACCACGTGACCCACTACGAGCAGGAAACGTTCACCGATGCCGAAATGGAGGAGGGCTACATGTTGACCTGTGTTGCCTACCCCATCACCGACTTCACGCTCGAAACCAACGAAGCACCGTAG
- a CDS encoding matrixin family metalloprotease: MNRRQFLTAGSTGCLAGLAGCTALDLPIPGSGHPFADSMVGVRVEDRGTTSHDVDANAREVLDFWATESSQYVDFDIGFDIVAEQPDIVLAYVDSSEDCSGVENYSSDVLGCAPLIRPENRISRPVTAYVVAAERPFGSIRTTAKHEIGHILGLGHDDEPKSIMSDQPADRIPLYEIRVDSWETVVAGYEQAAAAAQRLNAGINAWIGESYDTAVTEFGAAKTGFVAARSEFETARERTGDLEAEPPLETVDLPTLREGFESQYNRMTAARDVAATMAEASEAAADDDRSTAQRLASEANERLGEFHAITAPESRTFAVALGLVQGVDREDTGMTVGDGDI, translated from the coding sequence ATGAACCGCCGCCAGTTTCTCACTGCGGGGTCGACGGGCTGTCTGGCCGGTCTGGCGGGCTGTACGGCGCTCGATCTCCCCATTCCCGGCTCGGGCCATCCGTTCGCCGACTCGATGGTCGGCGTTCGGGTCGAGGATCGGGGAACGACGAGCCACGATGTCGACGCCAACGCTCGTGAGGTCTTGGATTTCTGGGCCACCGAGAGCAGCCAATACGTCGACTTCGACATCGGCTTCGACATCGTTGCTGAGCAGCCGGATATCGTGCTGGCCTACGTCGACAGCTCCGAGGACTGCAGCGGGGTCGAAAACTACAGCAGCGACGTGTTGGGCTGTGCGCCGCTAATCCGGCCGGAAAACCGGATCTCTCGGCCGGTGACCGCCTACGTCGTCGCCGCCGAGCGACCGTTCGGCTCGATCCGAACGACCGCCAAACACGAGATCGGTCACATTCTGGGGCTTGGCCACGACGACGAGCCGAAATCGATCATGTCGGACCAACCGGCAGATCGGATTCCGCTGTACGAGATCCGGGTCGACAGCTGGGAGACCGTGGTCGCAGGCTACGAACAGGCCGCCGCTGCGGCCCAGCGTCTCAACGCCGGGATCAACGCGTGGATCGGCGAGAGCTACGACACCGCCGTCACCGAGTTCGGTGCAGCGAAGACTGGCTTTGTCGCCGCCCGCAGCGAGTTCGAGACCGCACGTGAGCGAACAGGCGATCTGGAGGCCGAACCACCGCTTGAGACCGTCGACCTCCCGACGCTCCGAGAGGGGTTTGAGAGCCAGTACAATCGAATGACTGCAGCACGAGACGTGGCTGCCACCATGGCCGAAGCCAGCGAAGCCGCCGCCGATGACGATAGGTCGACCGCCCAGCGACTGGCATCGGAGGCCAACGAGCGCCTCGGAGAGTTCCACGCAATCACCGCCCCCGAGAGCCGGACGTTCGCCGTTGCTCTCGGCTTAGTTCAGGGTGTCGACCGGGAGGATACAGGGATGACTGTCGGAGACGGCGATATCTGA
- a CDS encoding winged helix-turn-helix transcriptional regulator has translation MRESLRTTLEELPPSAKLVYKTLEYEGSLTQGQIASQSLLPSRTVRYALSTLQDEGVVDEELYIQDARKRLYSLSTDEEPGQFETTASA, from the coding sequence ATGAGAGAGTCACTCCGAACGACCCTCGAGGAGTTGCCACCGAGTGCAAAACTCGTCTACAAAACACTCGAATACGAGGGCTCGTTGACACAGGGCCAGATCGCTTCTCAATCGCTGTTGCCCTCACGAACTGTTCGGTATGCGCTGTCGACGCTCCAAGACGAGGGGGTTGTCGACGAGGAACTCTACATCCAAGATGCCCGCAAACGGCTCTACTCGCTGTCGACCGACGAAGAACCCGGGCAGTTTGAGACGACAGCCTCTGCCTAA
- a CDS encoding dihydrofolate reductase, whose amino-acid sequence MELVSVAAVADNGVIGDDGELPWPSIPADKQQYRERIATDPVILGRRTYESMRDDLPGSHQIVLSRSRQSFDTETAHHAESVEKAVDIATSFDAERAYVIGGGAIYRLFQPHVDRMVLSRVHGEYEGDTSYPEWDDNAWTLESETEYDRFTLQEWVRTDDQ is encoded by the coding sequence ATGGAACTCGTTTCTGTGGCCGCAGTCGCCGACAACGGCGTCATTGGCGATGACGGCGAACTCCCGTGGCCCAGCATTCCGGCCGACAAACAGCAGTACCGCGAGCGGATCGCCACCGACCCGGTGATCCTCGGTCGACGTACCTACGAGTCGATGCGCGATGATCTCCCGGGGAGCCACCAAATTGTCCTGAGTCGAAGCCGCCAGTCGTTCGACACCGAGACTGCCCATCACGCCGAAAGCGTTGAGAAGGCAGTCGACATCGCCACCTCGTTCGACGCCGAGCGGGCCTACGTGATCGGTGGGGGGGCCATCTACCGGCTCTTTCAGCCACATGTCGACCGGATGGTTCTCAGCCGCGTTCACGGTGAGTACGAAGGCGATACCTCCTATCCGGAGTGGGACGACAACGCGTGGACGCTGGAATCTGAGACCGAGTACGACCGATTTACGCTTCAGGAGTGGGTCCGAACCGATGATCAATAG